The Micromonospora sp. NBC_01740 genome includes a window with the following:
- a CDS encoding MBL fold metallo-hydrolase: MQLTKYAHSCLRVEHDGGVLVIDPGVFSDPAALDGADAVLITHEHPDHLDVEAVTRQLDRRRFVIHGPASLADTLGDAAEALDAVRPGQAFTAAGVPVRAHGGRHAVIHPDIPVIDNLAYLLNDTVYHPGDSLVVPEDAQVDTLFLPIHAPWTKFSESLDFLRAVAPRRAYALHDGLLNDNGLNVLNGNFTRLSDVEYRRLEPGTRIDA, from the coding sequence ATGCAGCTCACCAAGTACGCCCACTCCTGCCTGCGGGTGGAACACGACGGGGGAGTGCTGGTCATCGACCCGGGCGTGTTCAGCGATCCGGCTGCGCTCGACGGGGCCGACGCGGTGCTCATCACCCACGAGCATCCCGACCACCTCGACGTCGAGGCGGTCACCCGGCAGCTCGACCGACGGCGCTTCGTCATCCACGGGCCGGCGTCACTGGCCGACACCCTGGGCGACGCCGCCGAGGCGCTCGACGCGGTCCGGCCCGGACAGGCGTTCACGGCCGCCGGCGTGCCGGTACGCGCCCACGGCGGCCGGCACGCCGTGATCCACCCCGACATCCCGGTGATCGACAACCTGGCGTACCTGCTGAACGACACGGTGTACCACCCCGGGGACAGCCTGGTCGTCCCCGAGGACGCGCAGGTCGACACGCTCTTTCTGCCGATCCACGCGCCGTGGACGAAGTTCTCCGAGTCGCTGGACTTCCTCCGGGCGGTCGCCCCGCGCCGGGCGTACGCGCTGCACGACGGGCTGCTCAACGACAACGGGCTCAACGTGCTCAACGGCAACTTCACCCGGCTGTCCGACGTGGAGTACCGCCGGCTCGAACCGGGCACCCGGATCGACGCCTGA
- a CDS encoding acyl-CoA mutase large subunit family protein, with the protein MSEPRSSESGFPIKGVYTAADLPEDLDSRLGGPGEFPYARGVYPTMYTSRPWTMRQYAGFGTATESNARYHQLLRAGTMGLSVAFDLPTQMGYDSDDPIAHGEVGKVGVAIDSIDDMRLLFDGIPLDKVSTSMTINAPGSVLLLLYQLVAEENGVAGSALNGTIQNDILKEYIARGTYIFPPKPSLRLVADTFGYCRKEVPKWNTISISGYHMAEAGASPAQEIAFTLANGVEYVRAALEAGLAVDDFAPRLSFFFVARTTLLEEVAKFRAARRIWARLMRDDFGAKNPKSMMLRFHTQTAGVQLTAQQPEVNLVRVAVQGLGAVLGGTQSLHTNSFDEAIALPTEKAARLALRTQQVLAYETDLTATVDPFAGSYVVEAMTAEIEAAATELMERVADHGSAVDAIEAGFQKREIEQSAYRIAQEIDSGERVVVGLNRFTVDEEEPYEPLRVDPTIEAAQAERLARLRAERDAGAVERGLAELRAAAEGTENVLYPMRDALRARATVGEVCGTLRQVWGLYRPSDRF; encoded by the coding sequence ATGAGCGAACCGCGGTCAAGCGAGTCCGGTTTTCCGATCAAGGGCGTCTACACGGCCGCGGACCTTCCGGAGGACCTGGATTCCCGGCTCGGCGGCCCGGGCGAGTTTCCGTACGCGCGCGGGGTCTACCCCACCATGTACACCTCCCGCCCCTGGACGATGCGCCAGTACGCCGGCTTCGGCACCGCCACCGAGTCCAACGCGCGCTACCACCAGTTGTTGCGGGCCGGCACGATGGGTCTCTCCGTGGCCTTCGACCTGCCGACGCAGATGGGCTACGACTCCGACGACCCGATCGCGCACGGCGAGGTGGGCAAGGTCGGGGTGGCCATCGACTCGATCGACGACATGCGGCTGCTCTTCGACGGCATCCCGCTCGACAAGGTCTCGACCTCGATGACCATCAACGCGCCCGGCTCGGTGCTGCTCCTGCTCTACCAGCTCGTGGCCGAGGAGAACGGGGTCGCCGGCTCGGCCCTCAACGGCACGATCCAGAACGACATCCTGAAGGAGTACATCGCCCGCGGGACGTACATCTTCCCGCCGAAGCCCTCGCTGCGGCTGGTCGCCGACACCTTCGGCTACTGCCGCAAGGAGGTGCCGAAGTGGAACACCATCTCCATCTCCGGCTACCACATGGCCGAGGCCGGCGCGTCGCCCGCGCAGGAGATCGCGTTCACCCTGGCCAACGGCGTCGAGTACGTCCGGGCCGCGCTGGAGGCCGGCCTGGCCGTGGACGACTTCGCGCCCCGGCTGTCGTTCTTCTTCGTCGCCCGCACCACCCTGCTGGAGGAGGTGGCGAAGTTCCGGGCCGCCCGCCGGATCTGGGCCCGGCTGATGCGCGACGACTTCGGCGCCAAGAACCCGAAGTCGATGATGCTGCGCTTCCACACCCAGACCGCGGGCGTGCAGCTCACCGCCCAGCAGCCGGAGGTCAACCTGGTCCGGGTGGCGGTGCAGGGCCTCGGCGCGGTGCTCGGCGGCACCCAGTCGCTGCACACCAACAGCTTCGACGAGGCGATCGCGCTGCCCACCGAGAAGGCGGCCCGGCTGGCGCTGCGGACCCAGCAGGTGCTGGCGTACGAGACGGACCTGACCGCCACCGTCGACCCGTTCGCCGGCTCGTACGTGGTGGAGGCGATGACCGCCGAGATCGAGGCGGCGGCGACCGAGCTGATGGAGCGGGTGGCCGACCACGGCTCGGCGGTCGACGCCATCGAGGCGGGCTTCCAGAAGCGGGAGATCGAGCAGTCCGCGTACCGGATCGCGCAGGAGATCGACTCCGGCGAGCGGGTGGTGGTGGGCCTCAACCGGTTCACCGTCGACGAGGAGGAGCCGTACGAGCCGCTGCGGGTCGACCCGACGATCGAGGCGGCGCAGGCCGAGCGGCTGGCGCGGCTGCGCGCCGAGCGCGACGCCGGGGCGGTCGAGCGGGGACTGGCTGAGCTGCGGGCCGCCGCCGAGGGCACGGAGAACGTGCTCTACCCGATGCGGGATGCGCTGCGGGCCCGCGCCACGGTGGGCGAGGTCTGCGGCACCCTGCGCCAGGTGTGGGGGCTGTACCGCCCGAGCGACCGGTTCTGA
- a CDS encoding protein kinase domain-containing protein, with translation MGNGGMGTVWRATDTLLRRDVAVKEVVLPPGLAPSDRDAMYERTLREARAAAAIQHPAVVQVYDVVTEGGRPWIVMELLDARSLADMVIEDGPVAQRVVAKIGIALLGALEVAHAIGVLHRDVKPANVLICADGRCVLTDFGVARMPTDVQLTTPGMVLGSPHFISPERAMGQEFGPPSDLFSLGVTLYTAVEGRPPFDKGDPIETMHAVVEDPPAPPQRSGPLARVLMGLLEKDPARRLDVHTARAMLRELLAGPLTSNAAAVNSVTDPYSVVPVQRPVPTPPAAEPEQPKPSGQIGGRAMLNPGESLTDRLAALRRGERPAQAALAASPAAMDDTSADALAGPLHTPTGAMPAPSGSTPAGRTYGGAEATQRMTSGGSDATQQLRTNAAGLVGFSGPTEATQRVKAGTPTFGTPPEATQRVGVGAPVFGAPPPEATQHLGGTYGGGQWSVPGTGQPWATPATAPATSDSGGGFGGRVGAVGNQLVGTVKGWPRKVQLAAAGGLAALLLIGAVVLFTGGDDPAPTVPQAAPTSQAPAAGVPEMKEHTGKGVRVMVPQGWEIKSAGNWVDYVDPEDEGRKVRILVEDFRTNSMRWAEVAEDGLKNRSKSCAKPYAQLAMNEVQWVGKAAAEFEYTCGEGEAKRHGVWRGVVHEGKVYSFYLTSTDTKFADSRPIFDEMVKSFQLTEAG, from the coding sequence GTGGGCAACGGCGGCATGGGCACGGTCTGGCGTGCCACGGACACACTCCTGCGGCGGGACGTGGCCGTCAAGGAGGTCGTCCTGCCCCCGGGGCTGGCCCCCAGCGACCGCGACGCCATGTACGAGCGCACCCTTCGCGAGGCCCGCGCGGCGGCGGCCATCCAGCACCCGGCCGTCGTCCAGGTCTACGACGTGGTCACCGAGGGCGGCCGGCCGTGGATCGTGATGGAGCTGCTCGACGCCCGCAGCCTCGCCGACATGGTGATCGAGGACGGGCCGGTCGCGCAGCGGGTGGTCGCCAAGATCGGCATCGCCCTGCTCGGCGCGCTGGAGGTGGCGCACGCGATCGGCGTGCTGCACCGCGACGTCAAGCCGGCCAACGTGCTGATCTGCGCCGACGGGCGCTGCGTGCTGACCGACTTCGGCGTGGCCCGGATGCCCACCGACGTGCAGCTCACCACCCCCGGGATGGTGCTCGGCTCGCCGCACTTCATCTCCCCCGAGCGGGCGATGGGCCAGGAGTTCGGCCCGCCGAGCGACCTATTCTCGCTGGGCGTCACGCTCTACACGGCGGTGGAGGGGCGGCCCCCGTTCGACAAGGGCGACCCGATCGAGACCATGCACGCCGTGGTCGAGGACCCGCCCGCCCCGCCGCAGCGCAGCGGGCCGCTGGCCCGGGTGCTGATGGGCCTGTTGGAGAAGGACCCGGCCCGCCGCCTCGACGTGCACACCGCCCGGGCCATGCTGCGCGAGCTGCTCGCCGGCCCGCTGACCAGCAACGCCGCCGCCGTGAACTCGGTGACCGACCCCTACTCGGTGGTCCCGGTGCAGCGGCCCGTGCCGACCCCGCCGGCCGCCGAGCCGGAGCAGCCGAAGCCGAGCGGGCAGATCGGCGGCCGGGCGATGCTCAACCCCGGCGAGTCGCTCACCGACCGGCTGGCGGCGCTGCGCCGGGGCGAGCGCCCCGCGCAGGCCGCCCTCGCCGCGAGCCCCGCCGCGATGGACGACACCAGCGCCGACGCCCTGGCCGGGCCGCTGCACACCCCCACCGGCGCGATGCCCGCGCCGAGCGGGTCCACGCCGGCCGGCCGCACCTACGGCGGCGCCGAGGCGACCCAGCGGATGACGTCCGGCGGGTCGGACGCCACCCAGCAGCTGCGCACCAACGCCGCCGGCCTGGTCGGCTTCAGCGGCCCGACCGAGGCGACCCAGCGGGTGAAGGCGGGCACGCCCACCTTCGGCACCCCGCCGGAGGCCACCCAGCGGGTGGGCGTCGGAGCGCCCGTCTTCGGCGCACCGCCGCCGGAGGCCACCCAGCACCTCGGCGGCACCTACGGCGGCGGCCAGTGGTCGGTGCCGGGCACCGGGCAGCCGTGGGCGACCCCCGCCACCGCGCCCGCCACGAGCGACTCGGGCGGTGGCTTCGGCGGCCGGGTCGGCGCCGTCGGCAACCAGCTCGTCGGCACCGTCAAGGGCTGGCCGCGCAAGGTGCAGCTCGCCGCCGCCGGCGGCCTCGCCGCACTGCTGCTGATCGGGGCGGTCGTCCTCTTCACCGGCGGCGACGACCCGGCGCCGACCGTCCCGCAGGCCGCCCCGACGTCGCAGGCCCCGGCCGCCGGCGTGCCCGAGATGAAGGAGCACACCGGCAAGGGCGTACGGGTCATGGTGCCGCAGGGCTGGGAGATCAAGAGCGCCGGCAACTGGGTGGACTACGTCGACCCGGAGGACGAGGGCCGCAAGGTCCGGATCCTGGTGGAGGACTTCCGCACCAACTCGATGCGCTGGGCCGAGGTCGCCGAGGACGGTCTGAAGAACCGCTCCAAGTCCTGCGCCAAGCCGTACGCCCAGCTCGCCATGAACGAGGTGCAGTGGGTCGGCAAGGCGGCGGCCGAGTTCGAGTACACCTGCGGCGAGGGTGAGGCCAAGCGGCACGGCGTGTGGCGCGGCGTGGTCCACGAGGGCAAGGTCTACTCGTTCTACCTCACCTCGACCGACACGAAGTTCGCCGACAGCCGGCCGATCTTCGACGAGATGGTGAAGTCGTTCCAGCTCACCGAGGCCGGCTGA
- a CDS encoding DUF998 domain-containing protein, translating to MRGTRNSGLLALGGIALATLLAVIGHVEVSENLDPWTLTVSDYAVSDRGGVIDVAMLVLAAATAVLLPALWRGHRPAAAGAGRAAEAFLAAWVGGLLLAAVVPTNEPGLPMDTAAYVHRYASVVAFLALPAAGWLLARRLPAAAGRRVRGLATASVVLAAAMVWSAYPGDRLLLGLVERLLILTEVAVLVVVAVALLRRITPARAA from the coding sequence ATGCGCGGAACCCGGAACAGTGGACTGCTGGCCCTCGGCGGGATCGCCCTGGCGACGCTGCTCGCCGTGATCGGCCACGTCGAGGTGAGCGAGAACCTGGACCCGTGGACGCTGACCGTCAGCGACTACGCCGTCTCCGACCGGGGCGGCGTCATCGACGTCGCCATGCTGGTGCTCGCGGCGGCCACCGCCGTGCTCCTGCCCGCCCTGTGGCGCGGCCACCGGCCGGCCGCCGCCGGAGCGGGGCGGGCGGCGGAGGCGTTCCTGGCCGCCTGGGTCGGCGGGCTGCTGCTGGCCGCGGTGGTGCCGACGAACGAGCCCGGCCTGCCCATGGACACCGCCGCCTACGTCCACCGGTACGCCTCGGTGGTCGCCTTCCTGGCGCTGCCGGCCGCCGGTTGGCTGCTCGCCCGACGCCTGCCGGCAGCCGCGGGCCGCCGGGTACGCGGTCTCGCCACGGCCAGCGTGGTCCTGGCGGCGGCGATGGTCTGGTCCGCCTACCCCGGCGACCGGCTGCTGCTCGGCCTGGTCGAGCGCCTGCTGATCCTCACCGAGGTCGCCGTGCTCGTCGTCGTCGCGGTCGCCCTGCTCCGGCGGATCACTCCAGCTCGTGCAGCATGA
- a CDS encoding GNAT family N-acetyltransferase, whose protein sequence is MTLPAGWHARRPTLDDVPAILAVVHAADTFAIGYPDFDADDVRDALTAPHVDPERDSWVVTDPEGALVAWAILQNETGMGREFVDVFVDPARGAEVRGPLLARQLDRVAARAAERGLPDLTVRCPACEPERRWAAELTEAGFDFVKRYQLLRRSLAGVPGEPPPPPPGVTVRPVRPGDESELRDFHRIFDTAFRDTPDYEPSGYDRWRALIRPGTAWDEWFVAEVDGQPAGVLRSSDQALDRNEGWVRNLAVLPGHRRRGVGAALLNHAFARYAEKGRETVGLGVDLANPTAPLSLYRSVGLREVRWVDMYELVVPATGV, encoded by the coding sequence GTGACTCTTCCCGCCGGCTGGCACGCCCGCCGACCCACCCTGGACGACGTACCGGCGATCCTGGCGGTGGTGCACGCCGCCGACACCTTCGCCATCGGCTATCCGGACTTCGACGCCGACGACGTGCGCGACGCGCTCACCGCGCCGCACGTCGACCCGGAGCGGGACTCCTGGGTGGTGACCGATCCGGAGGGCGCTCTGGTGGCCTGGGCGATCCTGCAGAACGAGACCGGGATGGGCCGGGAGTTCGTCGACGTGTTCGTCGACCCGGCCCGGGGCGCGGAGGTGCGGGGGCCGCTGCTGGCCCGGCAGCTGGACCGGGTGGCCGCGCGGGCCGCCGAGCGCGGCCTGCCGGACCTGACCGTGCGCTGCCCCGCCTGCGAGCCCGAGCGCCGGTGGGCAGCCGAGCTGACCGAGGCGGGGTTCGACTTCGTCAAGCGGTACCAGCTCCTGCGCCGTTCGTTGGCGGGGGTGCCCGGCGAGCCGCCGCCACCGCCGCCCGGGGTGACGGTCCGGCCGGTGCGTCCCGGCGACGAGTCGGAGCTGCGCGACTTCCACCGGATCTTCGACACCGCCTTCCGCGACACCCCCGACTACGAGCCGTCGGGCTACGACCGGTGGCGGGCCCTCATCAGGCCCGGGACGGCCTGGGACGAGTGGTTCGTCGCCGAGGTGGACGGGCAGCCCGCCGGCGTACTCCGGTCGTCCGACCAGGCGCTCGACCGGAACGAGGGATGGGTCAGGAACCTCGCGGTGCTGCCCGGTCACCGGCGTCGCGGGGTGGGCGCGGCACTGCTGAACCACGCGTTCGCCCGGTACGCGGAGAAGGGCCGGGAGACCGTCGGCCTCGGGGTCGACCTGGCCAACCCGACCGCCCCGCTCTCGCTCTACCGGTCGGTGGGGCTGCGCGAGGTGCGCTGGGTCGACATGTACGAGCTGGTCGTGCCGGCCACCGGTGTGTGA
- a CDS encoding NAD(P)H-quinone dehydrogenase — MSRIVIIGGGPAGYEAALVAAQLDADVTVVEAEGAGGACVLSDCVPSKTFIASSEVVTGYRDTEEFGVDSDGLEAVTVDAGAVHERVKRLALAQSADIHAKLVKAGVTFVSGTARLGEDTLGHTHRVLVTPTDGGGEQSIAASTVLVATGATPRQLPTAVPDGERILTWRQVYDLPELPEHLIVVGSGVTGAEFASAYLAMGVQVTLVSSRDRVMPHEDADAAMAIERVFRTRGMSILNNSRADAVRRTADGVEVELSDGRKVAGSHALIAVGSIPNTADLGLAEYGVALARGGYVTVDRVSRTNVPGIYAAGDCTGVLPLASVAAMQGRIAMWHALGEAVRPLRLRTVAANVFTDPELATVGVSQDEVDSGKVPARQVMLPLDGNARAKMDGLADGFVKLFCRPASGQVIGGVVVAPKASELILPITMAVENNLTVNELAQTITIYPSLSGSITEAARQLMLHELE; from the coding sequence GTGAGCCGGATCGTGATCATCGGCGGTGGACCGGCCGGCTACGAGGCGGCCCTGGTCGCCGCGCAGCTGGACGCTGATGTCACCGTCGTGGAGGCCGAGGGCGCCGGCGGGGCCTGCGTGCTGTCCGACTGCGTACCGTCGAAGACCTTCATCGCCAGCTCGGAGGTGGTGACCGGCTACCGGGACACCGAGGAGTTCGGGGTGGACTCCGACGGCCTGGAGGCGGTCACGGTCGACGCCGGCGCGGTGCACGAGCGGGTCAAGCGCCTCGCGCTCGCCCAGTCCGCCGACATCCACGCCAAGCTGGTCAAGGCCGGGGTGACCTTCGTGTCGGGCACCGCCCGGCTCGGCGAGGACACCCTCGGGCACACCCACCGGGTGCTCGTCACCCCGACCGACGGCGGCGGCGAGCAGTCCATCGCCGCGTCGACCGTGCTGGTCGCCACCGGCGCCACGCCGCGCCAGCTGCCCACCGCCGTACCGGACGGCGAGCGCATCCTGACCTGGCGCCAGGTGTACGACCTGCCGGAGCTGCCCGAGCACCTGATCGTGGTCGGCTCCGGTGTCACCGGCGCGGAGTTCGCCAGCGCCTACCTGGCGATGGGCGTGCAGGTGACGCTGGTGTCGAGCCGCGACCGGGTGATGCCGCACGAGGACGCCGACGCGGCCATGGCCATCGAGCGGGTCTTCCGCACCCGGGGCATGAGCATCCTCAACAACTCCCGGGCCGACGCGGTCCGGCGTACCGCCGACGGGGTGGAGGTCGAGCTCTCCGACGGCCGGAAGGTGGCCGGCTCGCACGCGCTGATTGCGGTCGGCTCCATCCCCAACACCGCCGACCTGGGCCTCGCCGAGTACGGCGTCGCGCTGGCCCGGGGCGGCTACGTCACCGTCGACCGGGTCTCCCGGACCAACGTGCCCGGCATCTACGCGGCCGGCGACTGCACCGGGGTGCTGCCGCTGGCCAGCGTCGCCGCCATGCAGGGCCGGATCGCGATGTGGCACGCGCTCGGCGAGGCGGTCCGGCCGCTGCGGCTGCGTACCGTCGCGGCGAACGTGTTCACCGACCCGGAGCTGGCCACCGTGGGCGTCTCGCAGGACGAGGTCGACTCGGGCAAGGTGCCGGCCCGGCAGGTCATGCTGCCGCTGGACGGCAACGCCCGCGCGAAGATGGATGGCCTCGCCGACGGCTTCGTCAAGCTCTTCTGCCGCCCGGCCAGCGGGCAGGTGATCGGCGGCGTGGTGGTGGCGCCGAAGGCGAGCGAGCTGATCCTGCCGATCACCATGGCGGTGGAGAACAACCTCACGGTCAACGAGCTGGCCCAGACGATCACGATCTACCCGAGCCTGTCCGGCTCCATCACCGAGGCCGCCCGCCAGCTCATGCTGCACGAGCTGGAGTGA
- a CDS encoding amidohydrolase, with protein MTSALTLPTGNQLASSWPEAPAGSQPLPFELDHLLALRVPGLIATRRHLHSHPELSGEEFETAALIARELTLAGLRPRLLPKGNGVICDIDGRPDGPVVALRADIDALPLTDSKDVPYRSTVDGVCHACGHDVHTTVMLGVGMLLAQLADLGELPGRVRLIFQPAEEILPCGSLEVIEAGGLDDVVQIFALHCDPNLPVGQIGLRVGPITAAADNVTVRLTGPGGHTARPHLTVDLVDALGRLITEVPALVSRRVPANSGLLLVFGHASAGTRYNVIPSEACASGTLRVMDRDTWELAPKIVGQVVRDVVAPTGATVDLEYLRGRPPVCNDSRAIQVLTGATVAALGPEGVAETPQSMGGEDFSWYLEYVPGALARLGVGRSGPNVDLHRASFDADERAIPVGVRLMVQTALRALAAAR; from the coding sequence GTGACGAGTGCGTTGACGCTGCCCACCGGCAACCAGCTGGCGTCGTCCTGGCCGGAGGCGCCGGCCGGCTCCCAGCCCCTGCCGTTCGAGCTGGACCACCTGCTCGCCCTCCGGGTGCCCGGGCTGATCGCCACCCGTCGCCACCTCCACTCCCACCCGGAGCTCTCCGGCGAGGAGTTCGAGACGGCCGCCCTGATCGCCCGGGAGCTCACCCTGGCCGGGCTGAGGCCGCGGCTGCTGCCGAAGGGCAACGGGGTCATCTGCGACATCGACGGCCGCCCCGACGGCCCGGTGGTCGCGCTGCGCGCCGACATCGACGCCCTGCCGCTGACCGACTCGAAGGACGTGCCGTACCGCTCCACGGTGGACGGCGTCTGCCACGCCTGCGGCCACGACGTGCACACCACCGTGATGCTCGGCGTCGGCATGCTGCTGGCCCAGCTCGCCGACCTCGGCGAGCTGCCCGGCCGGGTCCGGCTGATCTTCCAGCCCGCCGAGGAGATCCTGCCCTGCGGCTCGCTGGAGGTCATCGAGGCCGGCGGCCTGGACGACGTGGTGCAGATCTTCGCGCTGCACTGCGACCCCAACCTGCCGGTCGGGCAGATCGGCCTGCGGGTCGGCCCGATCACCGCCGCCGCCGACAACGTCACCGTCCGGCTCACCGGCCCGGGCGGGCACACCGCCCGCCCGCACCTGACCGTCGACCTGGTCGACGCGCTGGGCCGCCTGATCACCGAGGTGCCGGCCCTGGTCAGCCGCCGGGTGCCGGCCAACAGCGGGCTGCTGCTGGTCTTCGGCCACGCCTCGGCCGGCACCCGTTACAACGTCATCCCCTCCGAGGCGTGCGCCTCCGGCACCCTGCGGGTGATGGACCGCGACACCTGGGAGCTGGCCCCCAAGATCGTGGGTCAGGTGGTCCGCGACGTCGTCGCGCCGACCGGTGCCACCGTCGACCTGGAATACCTGCGGGGCCGCCCGCCCGTGTGCAACGACTCCCGGGCCATCCAGGTCCTGACCGGCGCCACCGTCGCCGCGCTCGGGCCGGAGGGCGTCGCCGAGACCCCGCAGAGCATGGGCGGCGAGGACTTCTCCTGGTACCTGGAGTACGTCCCTGGCGCGCTCGCCCGGCTGGGCGTCGGCCGCTCCGGCCCGAACGTGGACCTGCACCGGGCCTCGTTCGACGCGGACGAACGGGCCATCCCGGTCGGCGTACGACTCATGGTCCAGACCGCGCTGCGGGCACTGGCGGCGGCGCGGTAG
- a CDS encoding gamma-glutamylcyclotransferase: MRHHAAYGSNLDPARMRAYCPHSPMVGTGWLEGWRLTFAGEDVIGWEGAVSTVVESPGDRVFVAIYDIHPYDAAQLDELEGVTAGTYRKLHVRISTLDGDVTAWIYVFDGYEGGLPTAWYLSEIANAAEKAGAPDDYVTELRSRPTGTASA; this comes from the coding sequence GTGCGTCATCACGCCGCCTACGGCTCTAACCTCGACCCTGCCCGCATGCGCGCCTACTGTCCGCATTCGCCGATGGTGGGCACCGGCTGGCTGGAAGGCTGGCGGCTCACCTTCGCGGGCGAGGACGTGATCGGCTGGGAGGGCGCGGTCAGCACGGTCGTCGAGTCGCCCGGTGACCGGGTCTTCGTGGCGATCTACGACATCCACCCCTACGACGCCGCCCAGCTCGACGAGCTGGAGGGGGTGACCGCCGGCACGTACCGCAAGCTGCACGTGCGGATCTCCACCCTCGACGGCGACGTGACCGCGTGGATCTACGTCTTCGACGGGTACGAGGGCGGGCTGCCCACGGCGTGGTACCTCTCGGAGATCGCGAACGCCGCCGAGAAGGCGGGCGCGCCGGACGACTACGTCACCGAGCTGCGGTCCCGCCCCACCGGCACCGCGTCGGCCTAG
- a CDS encoding DUF4349 domain-containing protein: protein MDGRDRRRRGVRLTAAALVALFALAGCGSDARDNADSGPAAAPAERDRAGGAADQAGGAADPAGGAAERGGGKAEQGSGAGAPDLRVDQRSIIYTGTMRVQVDDVDEAARSAIATVTAAGGFIGGDQRRSADADARAELELRVPAAKFHGVVDELAKLGRQQRREIRTEDVTEQMVDLDARITTQRARVESARKLLARATSISDLVSLENELSRREADLASLEAKKERLADLTSLSTITVSLVGPDASTADEETEVGFLVGLKGGWKVFLTSMTILLTVLGAVLPWLLAIGVPVAVLLVVLRRRRRTAPPAMTPTGPAAPLPPTAPPPVPAARSGP from the coding sequence ATGGACGGACGGGATCGGCGACGTCGAGGCGTACGGCTGACGGCCGCCGCGCTGGTGGCGCTGTTCGCGCTCGCGGGTTGCGGCAGCGACGCGCGGGACAACGCCGACAGCGGACCGGCGGCGGCCCCAGCGGAGCGGGACCGGGCCGGTGGCGCGGCGGACCAGGCCGGTGGCGCTGCGGACCCGGCGGGTGGCGCGGCGGAGCGGGGCGGCGGCAAGGCCGAGCAGGGCAGCGGCGCCGGCGCACCGGACCTGCGGGTCGACCAGCGCTCCATCATCTACACGGGCACGATGCGCGTGCAGGTGGACGATGTGGACGAGGCGGCGCGGAGCGCGATCGCCACGGTCACGGCGGCCGGCGGTTTCATCGGCGGCGACCAGCGGCGCAGCGCCGACGCGGACGCGCGGGCCGAGCTGGAGCTGCGGGTGCCGGCGGCGAAGTTCCACGGCGTCGTCGACGAGCTGGCGAAGCTCGGCCGGCAGCAGCGGCGGGAGATCCGCACGGAGGACGTCACCGAGCAGATGGTCGACCTGGACGCGCGGATCACCACGCAGCGCGCCCGGGTGGAGAGCGCCCGCAAGCTGCTGGCCCGGGCCACCTCGATCAGCGATCTGGTGTCGCTGGAGAACGAGCTGTCGCGCCGGGAGGCCGACCTCGCCTCGCTGGAGGCGAAGAAGGAGCGGCTGGCGGACCTGACCAGCCTGTCGACGATCACCGTGTCGCTGGTCGGCCCCGACGCGAGCACCGCCGACGAGGAGACCGAGGTCGGCTTCCTGGTGGGGCTCAAGGGCGGCTGGAAGGTCTTCCTGACCTCGATGACCATCCTGCTGACGGTGCTGGGCGCGGTGCTGCCGTGGCTGCTGGCGATCGGCGTACCGGTGGCGGTGCTGCTGGTGGTGCTGCGCCGGCGGCGGCGTACGGCCCCGCCGGCGATGACGCCGACCGGACCGGCCGCGCCGCTGCCGCCTACCGCGCCGCCGCCAGTGCCCGCAGCGCGGTCTGGACCATGA
- a CDS encoding SCO6745 family protein codes for MTPEQVAAASKPIVLDLGDVFTRCPTTLRRARLLGIPGWAFYVTGRAGALGDVRAETVAAALGFLAPEAVADGWDAARRVVPPVEVAAATMVECCRWGEERLDALAGVSRLAALLSRAVDAADASGMPLFAAWRAMPVPVRTAGARAAVGLRLLREHFAGAHLIAVRASGMTPLEAVLAGPDGEAGAVACGWPPPYPPVGPLVRRRLWAEAVTDRLASPAFAALGPADGTELVELLTATRAHLTDPG; via the coding sequence ATGACGCCGGAACAGGTCGCCGCGGCCAGCAAGCCGATCGTGCTGGACCTCGGCGACGTCTTCACCCGCTGCCCGACCACCCTGCGTCGGGCCCGGCTGCTCGGCATCCCCGGCTGGGCGTTCTACGTCACCGGGCGGGCCGGCGCCCTCGGGGACGTGCGCGCCGAGACGGTCGCCGCCGCCCTCGGCTTCCTGGCCCCCGAAGCGGTCGCCGACGGCTGGGACGCGGCCCGCCGGGTCGTCCCGCCGGTCGAGGTGGCCGCCGCCACCATGGTCGAGTGCTGCCGGTGGGGCGAGGAGCGGCTCGACGCCCTCGCCGGGGTGAGCCGGCTCGCCGCCCTGCTCAGCCGCGCGGTCGACGCCGCGGACGCCAGCGGCATGCCGCTCTTCGCGGCCTGGCGCGCCATGCCGGTGCCGGTCCGGACGGCCGGCGCCCGGGCGGCCGTCGGCCTGCGCCTGCTCCGGGAGCACTTCGCCGGGGCCCACCTGATCGCGGTCCGGGCCAGCGGGATGACCCCGCTGGAGGCCGTGCTCGCCGGCCCGGACGGGGAGGCGGGCGCGGTCGCCTGCGGCTGGCCGCCGCCGTACCCGCCGGTCGGGCCGTTGGTGCGCAGGCGGCTCTGGGCCGAGGCGGTGACCGACCGGCTGGCCTCACCGGCCTTCGCGGCGCTCGGCCCGGCCGACGGCACCGAACTGGTGGAGCTGCTCACCGCGACCCGGGCCCACCTGACCGACCCGGGCTGA